The Acidobacteriota bacterium genome includes a region encoding these proteins:
- the lpdA gene encoding dihydrolipoyl dehydrogenase, whose amino-acid sequence MNEFDVIVIGGGPGGYVAAIKAAQLGLKTALAEKAPTFGGTCLNVGCIPTKVMVHSSELWEHIERLGEHGIVVEKGSYRFDMGALMKRKERIVGGLTRGIGSLLRKNAVTTFRGTAAFTDPHTVKVGSPEGGEELLHAKNIVVATGSVAKELPHIRFGGPVLSSTEMLSLDAPPKRLAVIGAGAVGVEFASIYAALGSEVTVVEMLPHLLPLEDEEVSVELEKVFKRRRIKYRLNSAVDRLDTLENGARLHIRSATGETAEADFDKVLLAVGRAPFTEGLDLDKAGLATERGYIRVDNYCRTYVPHIYAIGDVIPTPQLAHVASAEGITAAAHLAGRPVRPMSYKSIPACTYSAPQVGSVGMTEAKAKEMGYAVKVGRFPFMGVGKAKIEDMTDGFVKIVSDASTGEILGVHMIGAVSTELVGGMVLALNLECTAEELAQAVHPHPTVSEAVMEAAHAAHDKAIHL is encoded by the coding sequence ATGAACGAATTCGACGTCATCGTCATCGGCGGCGGGCCCGGCGGTTACGTGGCCGCCATCAAGGCCGCACAGCTCGGCCTGAAGACCGCCCTCGCGGAGAAGGCCCCGACCTTCGGCGGCACCTGCCTCAACGTGGGGTGCATCCCCACCAAGGTCATGGTCCACAGCAGCGAGCTCTGGGAACACATTGAACGTCTCGGCGAGCACGGCATCGTCGTGGAGAAGGGGTCGTACCGCTTCGACATGGGCGCCCTGATGAAGCGCAAGGAGCGCATCGTCGGCGGCCTGACCCGCGGGATCGGGTCCCTGCTCCGCAAGAACGCCGTGACGACCTTTCGCGGTACCGCCGCCTTTACAGACCCCCACACCGTGAAGGTGGGGTCTCCCGAGGGCGGCGAGGAGCTGCTGCACGCGAAGAACATCGTCGTCGCCACGGGGTCCGTGGCCAAGGAACTGCCCCACATCCGCTTCGGCGGGCCCGTGCTCTCCTCCACGGAGATGCTCTCCCTGGACGCGCCCCCGAAACGCCTCGCCGTCATCGGCGCCGGTGCGGTGGGCGTGGAGTTCGCCTCCATCTACGCCGCCCTCGGGAGCGAGGTCACGGTGGTGGAGATGCTCCCGCACCTTCTCCCCCTCGAGGACGAGGAGGTGTCCGTCGAACTGGAGAAAGTGTTCAAGCGGCGGAGGATCAAGTACCGGCTGAACTCCGCCGTGGACCGGCTGGACACCCTGGAAAACGGCGCCCGCCTCCACATCCGGAGCGCCACGGGCGAAACCGCCGAGGCGGACTTCGACAAGGTGCTCCTGGCGGTGGGACGCGCCCCCTTCACCGAGGGGCTCGACCTGGACAAGGCCGGCCTCGCCACGGAGCGCGGCTACATCCGGGTGGACAACTACTGCCGGACCTACGTCCCCCACATCTACGCCATCGGGGACGTGATCCCCACCCCCCAGCTCGCCCACGTGGCGTCCGCCGAGGGGATCACCGCGGCCGCCCACCTGGCCGGCCGGCCCGTCCGCCCCATGAGCTACAAGAGCATTCCCGCCTGCACCTACTCCGCGCCCCAGGTGGGCTCGGTCGGCATGACCGAGGCCAAGGCCAAGGAAATGGGCTACGCGGTGAAGGTGGGCAGGTTCCCCTTCATGGGCGTGGGGAAGGCCAAGATCGAGGACATGACCGACGGGTTCGTGAAAATCGTGTCGGACGCCTCCACCGGGGAGATCCTGGGCGTGCACATGATCGGCGCCGTGTCCACCGAACTGGTCGGCGGAATGGTCCTCGCCCTTAACCTCGAGTGCACCGCCGAGGAGCTGGCCCAGGCCGTCCACCCGCACCCCACCGTCTCCGAGGCGGTGATGGAGGCGGCCCACGCCGCCCACGACAAGGCGATCCACCTGTGA
- the rfbD gene encoding dTDP-4-dehydrorhamnose reductase, with translation MKRVLLTGADGQFGRDFTRLFAGRYAIVPFLEAETDLRDADAVSAAVGKAEPDVVVHAAAWTRVDDAETEVDAAFAVNALGTRHVAAATEAAGARLIAISTDYVFDGALDRPYHEFDEPCPRTVYGASKLAGEREALRLCRRTTVVRTAWLYGTTGVNFPATLVGLARRRGPDAPPLRVVDDQRGNPTTTFALARLVADLIERPTEGVVHGTCEGEATWHAFTVEVFRLLGLGPLPDPCTTAEFPRPAPRPANSRLDKMVLRLQNRPPMPHWKDALREWVEGIG, from the coding sequence GTGAAACGCGTCCTCCTCACCGGGGCCGATGGGCAGTTCGGCCGCGACTTCACCCGGCTCTTCGCCGGGCGGTACGCCATCGTCCCCTTCCTGGAGGCCGAAACCGACCTGCGGGACGCCGACGCCGTGTCGGCGGCCGTGGGGAAGGCCGAGCCCGACGTCGTCGTCCACGCCGCCGCATGGACCCGGGTGGACGACGCCGAAACGGAGGTGGACGCCGCCTTCGCCGTCAACGCCCTGGGGACGCGCCACGTGGCCGCGGCGACCGAGGCGGCGGGGGCCCGGCTGATCGCGATCTCCACGGACTACGTCTTCGACGGGGCCCTGGACCGGCCCTACCACGAGTTCGACGAGCCGTGTCCCCGGACGGTCTACGGCGCGTCCAAGCTGGCCGGCGAGCGGGAGGCGCTGCGGCTCTGCCGCCGGACGACGGTGGTGCGGACGGCCTGGCTCTACGGCACCACGGGGGTCAACTTCCCCGCCACCCTGGTCGGCCTGGCACGCCGCCGGGGCCCCGACGCGCCACCCCTGCGGGTGGTGGATGACCAGCGGGGCAACCCCACGACCACCTTCGCCCTGGCGCGGCTCGTGGCCGACCTGATCGAGCGGCCGACGGAGGGTGTCGTCCACGGCACCTGCGAGGGGGAGGCCACCTGGCACGCGTTCACGGTGGAGGTGTTCCGGCTGCTGGGCCTGGGGCCGTTGCCGGATCCCTGCACCACGGCCGAGTTCCCGCGCCCGGCTCCCCGACCCGCCAACTCCCGGCTGGACAAGATGGTCCTTCGCCTGCAGAACCGCCCCCCCATGCCGCACTGGAAGGACGCCCTGCGGGAGTGGGTGGAGGGGATAGGCTGA
- the rfbB gene encoding dTDP-glucose 4,6-dehydratase: protein MTFNPSNTLVTGGAGFIGSNFIRYLLKTHPDARVWNLDSLTYAGNLASLADVEQDHGREGSGRYTFVRGDVADFTAVRALLEAEAIRCVVHFAAESHVDRSILGPEPFIATNVTGTFRLLEACRQAWAGDADTRFHHVSTDEVYGSLGAEGLFTEETPYDPSSPYSASKAASDHLVRAWHRTYGLNVTITNCSNNYGPFQFPEKLIPLMILNGLEGKPLPVYGRGENIRDWLFVTDHCVAIDRVLRAGRTGATYNVGGEGERTNLFIVETLCRLVDEAGLTPAGLSSCRELVTFVKDRPGHDFRYAIDFGRLRNELAWQPSVTLEEGLRRTLRWYAENRPWCDAVRSGEYRSYYEAWYGRRGR from the coding sequence ATGACTTTTAACCCCTCGAACACCCTCGTGACCGGCGGGGCCGGCTTCATCGGGTCCAACTTCATCCGTTACCTGCTGAAGACCCACCCCGACGCCCGGGTCTGGAACCTCGACAGCCTGACCTACGCCGGCAACCTGGCCTCCCTGGCGGACGTGGAGCAGGACCACGGCCGGGAGGGCTCCGGCCGTTACACCTTCGTCCGGGGCGACGTCGCCGATTTCACCGCCGTCCGCGCGCTGCTGGAGGCTGAAGCCATCCGCTGCGTGGTCCACTTCGCCGCCGAGAGCCACGTGGACCGCTCCATCCTGGGGCCGGAGCCCTTCATCGCCACCAACGTCACGGGCACCTTCCGGCTCCTGGAGGCCTGCCGCCAGGCCTGGGCCGGGGATGCGGACACCCGCTTCCACCACGTCTCCACCGACGAGGTCTACGGCAGCCTCGGCGCCGAGGGGCTCTTCACCGAGGAGACGCCCTACGACCCCTCGAGCCCCTACTCGGCCTCGAAGGCCGCCTCCGACCACCTGGTCCGGGCCTGGCACCGAACCTACGGCCTGAACGTCACGATCACCAACTGTTCCAACAATTACGGCCCCTTCCAGTTCCCCGAAAAGCTCATCCCCCTGATGATCCTGAACGGCCTCGAGGGGAAGCCCCTGCCCGTCTACGGCCGGGGGGAGAACATCCGCGACTGGCTCTTCGTCACCGACCACTGCGTCGCCATCGACCGGGTGCTCCGCGCGGGGCGCACCGGGGCCACTTACAACGTGGGCGGCGAGGGCGAGCGGACCAACCTCTTCATCGTGGAGACCCTCTGCCGGCTGGTGGACGAGGCGGGCCTCACCCCCGCGGGGCTGTCCTCCTGCCGCGAACTGGTCACCTTCGTGAAGGACCGTCCCGGCCACGACTTCCGTTACGCCATCGACTTCGGCCGCCTCCGCAACGAGCTGGCCTGGCAGCCTTCGGTCACCCTCGAGGAGGGCCTCCGCCGCACCCTGCGCTGGTACGCGGAGAACCGCCCCTGGTGCGACGCCGTGCGGTCGGGGGAGTACCGGTCGTATTACGAGGCGTGGTACGGGAGGAGGGGGAGATAA
- a CDS encoding DUF4261 domain-containing protein, with the protein MIKRLVRRSSTTSASRRGTNLGMVALRGNALPDLRRIAGHFRESLNLAVDDSEINVRDEAAVVTIEGGMAGFVFMPMPIPWGDLEWPVCTAWSWPEARSSLSGHGSHVVVYASSEKMAPVRLSLCLTRAIASVLASVESLGVYYGNASIVVPPDRYLEQASEASETSLPLFLWLGFHPVPEKKGLSGYTTGMRMLGFLDLEVHDTNMKPSESLGMLADIAHYELSSGIQIGRGETIGATDEERHRIVHRKSRFGNREITCQILL; encoded by the coding sequence ATGATCAAGAGACTTGTGCGACGCAGTTCAACCACATCAGCATCCAGGAGGGGGACGAACTTGGGCATGGTAGCCCTTCGAGGGAACGCACTGCCCGATCTTCGCCGGATCGCAGGCCACTTCCGTGAATCCCTGAATCTGGCTGTGGATGATTCGGAAATCAATGTTCGCGACGAGGCCGCCGTGGTGACCATTGAGGGCGGGATGGCCGGTTTCGTATTCATGCCGATGCCCATTCCGTGGGGTGACCTCGAATGGCCGGTATGCACTGCGTGGAGTTGGCCTGAAGCGCGCTCGTCCCTGTCGGGGCACGGATCACACGTGGTGGTGTACGCCTCGTCGGAGAAAATGGCTCCCGTGCGGCTTTCGCTTTGCCTGACCCGGGCCATCGCCAGCGTCCTGGCCTCGGTCGAGAGCCTGGGGGTCTACTACGGGAATGCATCCATCGTCGTGCCCCCGGATCGGTACCTTGAACAGGCCTCCGAGGCTTCCGAGACCAGCCTCCCCCTCTTTCTCTGGCTCGGATTTCACCCGGTTCCGGAGAAGAAAGGGCTCTCGGGCTACACGACCGGGATGCGGATGCTCGGTTTCCTCGACCTGGAGGTTCACGACACGAACATGAAACCGTCCGAATCGCTCGGAATGCTCGCGGACATTGCTCACTACGAGCTTTCGAGCGGCATTCAGATCGGCCGCGGCGAGACCATCGGTGCCACCGACGAGGAGCGCCACCGGATCGTTCACAGGAAATCCCGGTTTGGAAACCGAGAGATCACCTGCCAGATCCTCCTGTGA
- a CDS encoding heme exporter protein CcmB yields MSRPGDREGTPGPGPWLHQALAVAGKDLRVEWRSRGRLVTTLFFALVVAVLFQFVLEPGPRLREAAPAALWTSWLFAGLMQLGATFDRERRDGCLAGLCLAPVSGSAVFAGKWLSGMALLFSVELLSLPVFLAFFGLESRGGVAALLLCVVAADAGFVAAGVLCAALTTGGGSRDLLLPVLVFPLAVPGVLAGARALDAVFRGPVGPAFWGAVKLAAGFDLLFLLAGAVLFRHILEAGE; encoded by the coding sequence GTGAGCCGCCCCGGCGACCGCGAGGGAACGCCGGGGCCGGGCCCCTGGTTGCACCAGGCCTTGGCCGTGGCCGGCAAGGACCTCCGGGTGGAGTGGCGGTCCCGGGGACGGCTGGTCACCACCCTCTTCTTCGCCCTGGTCGTCGCCGTCCTCTTCCAGTTCGTCCTGGAGCCGGGCCCGCGCCTGCGGGAAGCCGCCCCCGCCGCCCTGTGGACGTCCTGGCTCTTCGCCGGGCTGATGCAGCTGGGCGCCACTTTCGACCGGGAGCGCCGCGACGGCTGCCTGGCGGGGCTGTGCCTGGCCCCCGTGTCGGGGTCGGCGGTGTTTGCGGGGAAGTGGCTGTCGGGGATGGCGCTGCTCTTTTCGGTGGAACTGCTCTCCCTCCCCGTCTTCCTGGCTTTTTTCGGCCTGGAGAGCCGGGGAGGCGTTGCGGCGCTGCTGCTGTGCGTGGTGGCGGCGGACGCGGGCTTCGTCGCCGCGGGGGTCCTCTGCGCGGCGCTGACCACCGGCGGGGGATCGCGGGACCTCCTGCTCCCCGTTCTCGTCTTCCCCCTGGCCGTCCCGGGGGTGCTCGCCGGCGCCCGGGCCCTGGACGCCGTCTTCCGCGGCCCCGTCGGCCCGGCGTTCTGGGGCGCCGTCAAGCTCGCCGCCGGCTTCGACCTGCTCTTCCTGCTCGCCGGGGCGGTGCTCTTCCGGCACATCCTCGAGGCGGGGGAATAG
- a CDS encoding ABC transporter ATP-binding protein, whose amino-acid sequence MNPAPVLSAHSLLVRYGRDTVLRRVSFEVGPGELVALTGANGAGKSTLVRCAAGLVAPSAGRLLRFGEDARGAGPANRRRFGFLSHDLFVHDELTVEENLRFYGRLYGLVLPADRIAARLGAMGLLPWRKHRAVALSRGLRQRLGLVRATLHDPELLMLDEPFSGLDSVSSGVVAERLTALNREGVTILVAAHDAGRLPVAAGRVLELCGGVLREGTPGGPCREGAS is encoded by the coding sequence GTGAACCCCGCGCCGGTGCTCTCCGCCCACAGCCTCCTCGTGCGTTACGGACGGGATACCGTCCTTCGCCGCGTGTCCTTCGAGGTCGGTCCCGGGGAACTCGTGGCGCTGACCGGGGCCAACGGCGCGGGCAAGAGCACCCTCGTCCGGTGCGCGGCCGGCCTGGTGGCGCCGTCCGCCGGGCGCCTCCTCCGCTTCGGCGAGGACGCCCGGGGAGCGGGGCCTGCGAACCGCCGACGCTTCGGTTTCCTGTCTCACGATCTTTTCGTGCACGACGAACTGACGGTGGAGGAGAACCTGCGGTTCTACGGCCGCCTCTACGGGCTCGTCCTCCCTGCAGACCGCATCGCGGCCCGTCTCGGGGCGATGGGGTTGCTCCCCTGGCGCAAACACCGCGCCGTTGCCCTGTCGCGCGGCCTGCGCCAGCGGCTGGGCCTGGTTCGGGCCACCCTGCACGACCCGGAGCTGCTGATGCTGGACGAGCCGTTCTCGGGGTTGGACAGCGTCTCCTCGGGTGTCGTGGCGGAGCGGCTCACCGCCCTGAACCGGGAGGGGGTGACCATCCTCGTGGCCGCCCACGACGCCGGCCGGCTTCCCGTGGCGGCCGGGAGGGTGCTCGAACTGTGCGGCGGCGTGCTCCGCGAGGGGACGCCCGGCGGCCCGTGCCGGGAGGGGGCGTCGTGA
- the ccsA gene encoding cytochrome c biogenesis protein CcsA, translating into MSFLGNASLFAAAACLLCGAVCAALSRRRGAGPWAHRAAAFVHAATAAVFTASAVLAVVLVRGDFTFRYVADHTSRSLPVVYRLTAFWAGAEGSLLLWLLLMAACSSVSLRAARKTDGGGLGRYLLAMSLTEFLFALLALRVSNPFGTLAVPPPDGAGMNPLLQNPAMIWHPPLLILGYAAFAVPFALALSALADPEGPGDWTRRARAWTLFAWAALTAGIVLGAQWAYVELGWGGYWGWDPVENASLIPWLGATAFVHLSALHRRRGAFPRLVPFLAVTTFLLCIFGTWLTRSGALDSVHAFQRSGVGGWLLAFMGVALAVTLVLLAAGRRKGRPAGAWKPGPGDAAVTLSAGFLIAFLIVVAYGTVHGILPGWMQSGPGAPGDVPARVSTADGTGPSPSTNLVSALPPRFFNRAVVPLGIALVALLGIHQVLRRPRDPLGKLVAFAALLLPAAAVAGALVNLLDGNVPAAVLFALCAAALPAVVAGTLRGGPTRPRLAAALCHLGFVVVAAGIGASGWFARESRVVARPGETFTDGEFRLIFNRLVVEDPDAEKAVYRAEFSLVPPRAGAPPDFAPEVRFYRRTGGTGMEVDVRTGFVRDLYLAFFPMNPERGEVAVQLRVIPGMSWIWFGAALAVIGALLAVPRPRRGEDDDGRGP; encoded by the coding sequence ATGTCGTTTCTCGGGAATGCCTCCCTGTTCGCCGCCGCGGCGTGCCTGCTCTGCGGGGCTGTCTGCGCGGCCCTCTCCCGGCGCCGGGGCGCCGGCCCCTGGGCACACCGCGCCGCCGCCTTCGTCCACGCCGCCACCGCCGCCGTGTTCACGGCGTCGGCCGTCCTGGCGGTGGTGCTTGTCCGTGGCGATTTCACGTTCCGCTACGTGGCGGACCACACCTCTCGCAGCCTCCCGGTGGTCTACCGGCTGACGGCGTTCTGGGCCGGCGCCGAGGGTTCGCTGCTGCTCTGGTTGCTCCTGATGGCGGCCTGCAGTTCCGTTTCGCTGCGGGCAGCCCGGAAAACCGACGGGGGGGGGCTCGGCCGGTACCTCCTGGCGATGTCCCTCACCGAGTTTCTCTTCGCCCTCCTGGCGCTCCGGGTGTCCAATCCCTTCGGGACCCTGGCCGTTCCACCGCCGGACGGGGCCGGCATGAACCCTCTGCTGCAGAACCCCGCCATGATCTGGCACCCGCCGTTGCTGATCCTCGGGTACGCCGCCTTCGCGGTCCCCTTCGCCCTGGCGCTGTCCGCCCTGGCCGACCCGGAGGGGCCCGGGGACTGGACCCGGCGCGCGCGCGCCTGGACCCTCTTTGCCTGGGCGGCCCTCACGGCGGGGATCGTTCTCGGTGCCCAGTGGGCCTACGTGGAACTGGGCTGGGGCGGGTACTGGGGATGGGACCCCGTGGAGAACGCCTCCCTGATCCCCTGGCTTGGCGCCACGGCCTTCGTCCACCTGTCCGCCCTCCACCGGCGCCGGGGGGCCTTCCCGCGCCTGGTCCCTTTCCTGGCGGTCACGACGTTCCTCCTCTGCATCTTCGGGACCTGGCTCACCCGAAGCGGCGCCCTGGACTCCGTCCACGCCTTCCAGCGTTCCGGGGTCGGTGGATGGCTCCTCGCCTTCATGGGAGTCGCCCTGGCCGTCACCCTCGTCCTCCTGGCGGCCGGCCGCCGGAAGGGCAGGCCCGCCGGGGCGTGGAAACCCGGCCCGGGGGACGCGGCGGTGACCTTGTCCGCTGGCTTTTTGATCGCCTTCCTGATCGTGGTGGCCTACGGTACCGTCCACGGGATCCTCCCGGGGTGGATGCAGTCGGGCCCGGGCGCCCCGGGGGATGTCCCGGCGAGGGTTTCTACCGCGGACGGGACGGGACCCTCGCCGTCCACAAACCTCGTGTCCGCCCTTCCCCCGCGCTTCTTCAACCGGGCAGTGGTCCCCCTCGGAATTGCCCTCGTGGCGCTGCTCGGCATCCACCAGGTCCTGCGGCGGCCGCGGGACCCCCTGGGGAAGCTGGTCGCCTTCGCCGCGCTCCTCCTGCCCGCGGCGGCCGTGGCCGGGGCGCTGGTGAACCTCCTGGACGGGAACGTGCCGGCGGCCGTCCTCTTCGCCCTGTGCGCCGCGGCGCTCCCCGCCGTCGTCGCCGGGACCCTGCGCGGGGGCCCGACGCGTCCGCGCCTGGCGGCGGCCCTCTGCCACCTCGGCTTCGTGGTCGTCGCCGCCGGCATTGGCGCCTCGGGCTGGTTCGCCCGGGAGAGCCGCGTGGTCGCCCGCCCCGGAGAGACCTTCACGGACGGGGAGTTCCGCCTCATCTTCAACCGCCTGGTGGTCGAGGACCCGGACGCGGAGAAGGCCGTCTACCGGGCGGAATTCTCCCTTGTCCCGCCCCGCGCCGGGGCCCCCCCGGACTTCGCCCCCGAGGTCCGTTTCTACCGGCGGACGGGCGGCACCGGCATGGAGGTGGACGTCCGGACCGGGTTCGTTCGGGACCTCTACCTGGCCTTTTTCCCCATGAACCCCGAGCGCGGCGAGGTGGCGGTGCAACTGCGGGTCATCCCCGGCATGTCCTGGATCTGGTTCGGGGCGGCGCTGGCGGTGATCGGCGCCCTCTTGGCGGTCCCGCGGCCCCGCCGGGGCGAGGACGACGACGGGAGGGGACCGTGA